One stretch of Numenius arquata chromosome 8, bNumArq3.hap1.1, whole genome shotgun sequence DNA includes these proteins:
- the KTI12 gene encoding protein KTI12 homolog, giving the protein MPLVVLCGRPGSGKSRRAAELREALGGPERQVHVVAEAEGGRGELRAEVERRLSRRDVVIVDAGNELRSIRYELYCAARQAGTPRCLLHCAGGPGRPDETPFEAPDPNNRWDRPLFTVLGEEPLPLAAIRAALFESAPPPPHRATRTQPLQSSGFLHHLDRVTQEVLAAVMAAQRDGAQPGEVVRVPGVAEGLVLTRPVSMAELSRLRRQFISYTKMQPSDENLPQLASMFLQYLSRSIQ; this is encoded by the coding sequence ATGCCGCTGGTGGTGCTGTGCGGGCGGCCGGGCAGCGGCAAGAGCCGGCGGGCGGCGGAGCTGCGGGAGGCGCTGGGCGGCCCGGAGAGGCAGGTCCACGTCGTGGCCGAGGCGGAGGGCGGCCGGGGGGAGCTGCGGGCCGAGGTGGAGCGGCGGCTGAGCCGGCGGGACGTGGTGATCGTGGACGCGGGTAACGAGCTGCGGAGCATCCGCTACGAGCTGTACTGCGCGGCCCGGCAGGCCGGCACGCCCCGCTGCCTCCTCCACTGCGCCGGCGGCCCGGGCCGCCCCGACGAGACGCCCTTCGAGGCCCCCGACCCCAACAACCGCTGGGACCGGCCGCTCTTCACGGTGCTCGGGGAGGAGCCGCTGCCGCTGGCCGCCATCCGCGCCGCCCTCTTCGAgagcgccccgccgccgccccaccgCGCCACCCGTACCCAGCCCCTGCAGTCCAGCGGCTTCCTCCACCACCTCGACCGTGTCACCCAGGAGGTGTTGGCCGCCGTCATGGCCGCCCAGAGGGATGGGGCGCAGCCCGGCGAGGTGGTCCGTGTCCCCGGTGTCGCCGAAGGGCTGGTGCTGACCCGGCCGGTGAGCATGGCCGAGCTGAGCCGTCTGCGCAGGCAGTTCATCAGCTACACCAAGATGCAGCCCAGTGACGAAAACTTGCCCCAGTTGGCCAGCATGTTCCTGCAGTACCTGAGCCGCAGCATCCAGTGA